The Prunus persica cultivar Lovell chromosome G7, Prunus_persica_NCBIv2, whole genome shotgun sequence genome has a segment encoding these proteins:
- the LOC18769740 gene encoding heme-binding-like protein At3g10130, chloroplastic isoform X1 → MATMLFTQTVPSKTLTCTSLSGRNLNSNRLISISMATGRATTAVPSPPQRRRTMSALEARISLVAALASQASSVSQRRKFLLELATETAKYVFPKNFEARTLEEALMSVPDLETVKFKVLSRRDQYEIREVEPYFIAETTMSGKTGFDFNGASQSFNVLAEYLFGKNTTKEKMEMTTPVFTRKAQSDGVKMEMTTPVITTRLEDQDKWQMSFVIPSKYGANSPLPKDPSVRITEVPRKIVAAVAFSGFVTDEEVKRRESKLREALKKDGQFQVEEGTSVEVAQYNPPFTLPFQRRNEISLEVESKEQ, encoded by the exons ATGGCAACAATGTTGTTCACTCAAACAGTCCcatccaaaaccctaacctGCACATCCCTCTCAGGAAGAAACCTTAACAGTAACAGACTCATCTCCATCTCCATGGCCACGGGCCGAGCCACCACCGCCGTGCCCTCTCCGCCTCAGCGAAGAAGAACCATGTCCGCTCTCGAAGCCCGAATCTCCCTCGTCGCCGCTCTCGCTTCTCAAGCCTCATCTGTCTCCCAGAGACGTAAAT TTTTACTCGAATTGGCCACGGAGACTGCCAAATACGTCTTCCCCAAAAACTTCGAGGCTCGTACTCTCGAAGAAGCCCTCATGTCAG TTCCGGACCTCGAAACGGTGAAGTTCAAAGTTCTGAGTAGGAGAGACCAGTATGAAATTAGAGAAGTGGAG CCTTACTTTATAGCGGAGACTACAATGTCTGGAAAGACTGGTTTTGATTTCAATGGTGCATCTCAATCCTTCAATGTCTTGGCTGAGTACCTGTTTGGTAAG aatacaacaaaggaaaaaatggAGATGACCACACCAGTTTTTACACGTAAAGCTCAATCTGATGGGGTGAAAATGGAAATGACAACTCCAGTGATAACAACGAGG CTGGAAGATCAAGATAAGTGGCAGATGTCCTTTGTCATTCCCTCAAAGTACGGTGCCAATTCACCATTGCCTAAAGATCCATCTGTAAGGATCACAGAGGTTCCAAGGAAAATAGTTGCAGCTGTTGCCTTTTCAG GTTTTGTTACTGACGAAGAAGTTAAGCGACGGGAATCCAAGTTAAGGGAAGCTTTGAAAAAAGATGGACAGTTCCAAGTGGAGGAGGGAACTTCAGTTGAAGTTGCACAG TATAATCCACCATTTACACTTCCATTTCAACGGCGTAATGAGATCAGTCTGGAAGTCGAAAGTAAAGAGCAATAG
- the LOC18769422 gene encoding uncharacterized protein LOC18769422 gives MGNCLVMQENITKIMRPDGKILEYRADMKVYQVLSEFSGHAISETAPVYQHLRPDTKLLGGRLYYLVPLPLPPKKASQKKVRFANPEVEAEQETKVVRIKIVISKQELQEMLRKGGVSVDDLVSQLQSDRSIDKTNNFNDDGNCEGWKPVLESIPEVN, from the coding sequence ATGGGAAATTGCTTGGTTATGCAGGAAAATATAACAAAGATTATGAGACCTGATGGGAAAATCCTAGAGTACAGAGCAGACATGAAAGTTTACCAGGTTTTGTCAGAATTTTCTGGCCATGCAATATCTGAGACGGCTCCGGTCTACCAGCATCTCCGGCCAGACACCAAACTGCTTGGTGGTCGCCTCTACTATCTTGTACCTCTTCCGTTGCCACCGAAAAAGGCTTCCCAGAAGAAGGTGCGGTTTGCGAATCCTGAAGTCGAAGCTGAACAAGAAACTAAAGTTGTAAGGATCAAGATAGTTATAAGTAAGCAAGAATTGCAGGAGATGTTGAGAAAGGGAGGAGTTTCAGTCGATGACTTGGTTTCTCAGCTTCAAAGTGACAGAAGCATAGATAAGACTAACAACTTCAATGATGATGGTAACTGTGAAGGGTGGAAACCTGTTCTAGAAAGCATACCTGAAGTAAACTAG
- the LOC109950253 gene encoding pentatricopeptide repeat-containing protein At2g36240, translating into MKRTVLQRHKRGLRVTAIVGSLSFKRLVMNKMRRPITIPLLEQTPKNPKPALSPIPNPTLPSAPKTLSTPHPTLTLSPTSNHTHLLNFLKTHIKNPPLTSLNLLHFLKSKLHHHPTFAHFDFHVFNWASSIDSFRHDHSTFEWMARTLAITDRFVELGSLLSFMVSNPCPCSDGIFSCPRTEPIFQFAINAYCRVGRLDDAVNAFDSMRKLIDGRPSVVVYNILIHGFVKCGQHDKALGLYDKMMKDRVKADVFTFNILISSYCRNSQFGLALELFKDMREKGCSPNVVSFNTLIKGFFRERKFEDGIGMAYEMIEFGCKFSSVTCEILVDGLCREGQVSEACELLIDFSRKEVLPKWYDYLGLIEVLCKKGNSGRALEVVDELWRKGNVPSLIACTTLIEGLRRSARIDEAFGLMKRMLEEGIVPDIVTFNCLLQDLCNLRRTVEADSLKLLSSSKGLDLDSTAYSILVSGYSREGKRKEQKLLVDEMLDKGFIPDLGTYNRLAD; encoded by the coding sequence ATGAAACGCACCGTTTTGCAGAGACATAAGCGTGGCCTAAGAGTAACAGCCATTGTTGGGAGCTTGAGTTTCAAACGTTTGGTGATGAATAAGATGAGAAGACCAATAACCATACCACTACTGGAGCAAACccctaaaaacccaaaaccagcGCTCTCTCCAATCCCAAACCCAACACTTCCAAGCGCACCCAAAACCCTTTCAACCCCTCACCCAACCCTCACTCTCTCCCCAACTTCTAACCACACCCACCTCCTCAACTTCCTCAAAACCCATATCAAAAACCCACCTCTCACATCCCTAAACCTCCTCCATTTCCTCAAATCCAAGCTCCACCACCACCCCACCTTCGCCCACTTTGACTTCCATGTCTTCAACTGGGCCTCCTCCATCGACTCCTTTCGCCACGACCATTCCACATTCGAATGGATGGCCCGCACGCTCGCAATCACTGACCGCTTCGTCGAATTGGGTTCTCTTCTCAGCTTCATGGTCTCCAACCCTTGTCCTTGCTCGGATGGTATTTTCTCTTGCCCCAGAACAGAACCCATTTTCCAATTTGCCATTAATGCTTATTGTAGAGTTGGGAGATTGGATGATGCTGTGAATGCGTTTGATTCTATGCGGAAATTGATTGATGGGAGGCCTAGTGTTGTGGTTTATAACATTTTGATTCATGGATTTGTGAAATGTGGTCAGCATGATAAGGCTTTGGGATTGTATGATAAGATGATGAAGGATAGAGTTAAGGCTGATGTGTTTactttcaatattttgattagTAGTTATTGTCGTAATTCACAATTTGGGTTAGCCTTGGAGTTGTTTAAGGATATGAGAGAGAAGGGGTGTAGCCCCAATGTGGTGAGTTTTAATACTTTGATTAAAGGTTTCTTTAGGGAAAGGAAGTTTGAGGATGGGATTGGGATGGCTTATGAGATGATTGAATTCGGGTGCAAGTTTTCGAGTGTGACTTGTGAGATTTTGGTTGATGGCCTTTGTAGAGAAGGTCAGGTTTCGGAGGCGTGTGAGTTGTTGATAgatttttcaagaaaagaagTGTTGCCTAAATGGTATGATTATCTTGGTCTTATTGAGGTGCTCTGTAAGAAAGGAAATTCGGGTAGAGCATTGGAGGTTGTGGATGAGCTATGGAGGAAAGGAAATGTTCCGAGCTTGATTGCTTGTACCACTTTGATTGAGGGTTTGAGGAGGTCAGCAAGAATTGATGAAGCTTTTGGATTGATGAAAAGGATGCTTGAAGAAGGTATAGTTCCGGATATTGTGACATTTAATTGTCTTCTTCAAGATCTCTGTAATCTGAGGAGAACAGTGGAGGCAGATAGTCTTAAGCTGTTGTCTTCGAGCAAAGGCTTGGACCTAGACAGCACGGCTTATAGCATTTTGGTATCTGGGTATTCAAGAGAAGGCAAAAGGAAGGAGCAGAAACTGCTGGTGGATGAGATGCTGGATAAGGGGTTTATACCTGACCTTGGTACATATAACAGGCTGGCTGATTGA
- the LOC18769541 gene encoding 1-(5-phosphoribosyl)-5-[(5-phosphoribosylamino)methylideneamino] imidazole-4-carboxamide isomerase, chloroplastic, producing MPRLYMVQSKPRSGSKTRKEAELKGKSQLGCRSRMRAESFNAAFSSGVRTIQRPLSSSIFGVTKPKLIAATPSKSSRFTRISIRCAVHFRPCIDIHKGKVKQIVGSTLSDSKEDGSALVTNFVSDKSAAEYAKMYKEDGLTGGHVIMLGADPLSRAAAIEALHAYPGGLQVGGGINSDNSLRYIEEGASHVIVTSYVFNNGKMDLERLKDLVSVVGKERLVLDLSCRKREGKYAIVTDRWQKFSDVYLDEEILDFLANYADEFLVHGVDVEGKKLGIDEELVALLGKHSPIPVTYAGGVTGMGDLERIKVAGLGHVDVTVGSALDVFGGNLSYKHVVAWHAQQEALTV from the exons ATGCCCCGCCTTTATATGGTACAAAGCAAACCCCGTTCTGGGTCGAAAACTCGAAAGGAAGCTGAACTGAAGGGAAAAAGCCAACTTGGGTGCCGAAGCAGAATGAGAGCTGAGAGCTTCAATGCCGCTTTCTCCTCTGGTGTCCGTACAATTCAAAGGCCTCTGAGCTCTTCAATTTTCGGCGTAACGAAGCCTAAACTTATCGCTGCTACGCCTTCTAAAAGCTCCA GATTTACTCGGATTTCAATACGCTGCGCGGTTCATTTTCGACCTTGCATTGATATACACAAG GGGAAAGTGAAACAAATTGTTGGGTCTACCCTTTCGGATTCGAAGGAGGATGGGTCTGCTCTTGTTACCAATTTTGTGTCAGATAAGTCAGCGGCGGAGTATGCAAAGATGTATAAGGAAGACGGCCTTACAGGTGGTCATGTGATCATGCTTGGAGCTGACCCTTTGAGCAGAGCTGCAGCCATTGAAGCTCTGCATGCCTATCCTG GTGGTTTGCAAGTTGGAGGTGGGATCAATTCAGATAATTCTTTGCGTTACATAGAAGAAGGGGCTAGCCATGTCATTGTCACCTCA TATGTATTCAACAATGGGAAAATGGACCTTGAAAGGCTCAAAGACCTTGTTTCTGTTGTTGGAAAAGAGAGGCTTGTTTTAGACCTTAGCTGCAGAAAGAGG GAAGGCAAATATGCAATTGTTACAGATAGATGGCAGAAGTTCAGTGACGTGTATCTTGATGAGGAAATATTGGACTTTCTTGCCAACTATGCAGACGAATTTCTAGTTCATGGTGTTGATGTTGAAGGGAAAAA GCTGGGCATTGACGAAGAGCTTGTGGCGTTGCTTGGAAAGCATTCACCG ATTCCTGTAACTTATGCTGGTGGCGTCACTGGAATGGGTGATTTAGAGAGGATAAAAGTGGCGGGGCTGGGACATGTGGATGTTACTGTTGGCAGCGCTTTGGATGTCTTTGGGGGCAACTTGTCATACAAACATGTAGTTGCTTGGCATGCCCAGCAGGAGGCCTTGACTGTTTAG
- the LOC18769740 gene encoding heme-binding-like protein At3g10130, chloroplastic isoform X2 has product MATMLFTQTVPSKTLTCTSLSGRNLNSNRLISISMATGRATTAVPSPPQRRRTMSALEARISLVAALASQASSVSQRLLLELATETAKYVFPKNFEARTLEEALMSVPDLETVKFKVLSRRDQYEIREVEPYFIAETTMSGKTGFDFNGASQSFNVLAEYLFGKNTTKEKMEMTTPVFTRKAQSDGVKMEMTTPVITTRLEDQDKWQMSFVIPSKYGANSPLPKDPSVRITEVPRKIVAAVAFSGFVTDEEVKRRESKLREALKKDGQFQVEEGTSVEVAQYNPPFTLPFQRRNEISLEVESKEQ; this is encoded by the exons ATGGCAACAATGTTGTTCACTCAAACAGTCCcatccaaaaccctaacctGCACATCCCTCTCAGGAAGAAACCTTAACAGTAACAGACTCATCTCCATCTCCATGGCCACGGGCCGAGCCACCACCGCCGTGCCCTCTCCGCCTCAGCGAAGAAGAACCATGTCCGCTCTCGAAGCCCGAATCTCCCTCGTCGCCGCTCTCGCTTCTCAAGCCTCATCTGTCTCCCAGAGAC TTTTACTCGAATTGGCCACGGAGACTGCCAAATACGTCTTCCCCAAAAACTTCGAGGCTCGTACTCTCGAAGAAGCCCTCATGTCAG TTCCGGACCTCGAAACGGTGAAGTTCAAAGTTCTGAGTAGGAGAGACCAGTATGAAATTAGAGAAGTGGAG CCTTACTTTATAGCGGAGACTACAATGTCTGGAAAGACTGGTTTTGATTTCAATGGTGCATCTCAATCCTTCAATGTCTTGGCTGAGTACCTGTTTGGTAAG aatacaacaaaggaaaaaatggAGATGACCACACCAGTTTTTACACGTAAAGCTCAATCTGATGGGGTGAAAATGGAAATGACAACTCCAGTGATAACAACGAGG CTGGAAGATCAAGATAAGTGGCAGATGTCCTTTGTCATTCCCTCAAAGTACGGTGCCAATTCACCATTGCCTAAAGATCCATCTGTAAGGATCACAGAGGTTCCAAGGAAAATAGTTGCAGCTGTTGCCTTTTCAG GTTTTGTTACTGACGAAGAAGTTAAGCGACGGGAATCCAAGTTAAGGGAAGCTTTGAAAAAAGATGGACAGTTCCAAGTGGAGGAGGGAACTTCAGTTGAAGTTGCACAG TATAATCCACCATTTACACTTCCATTTCAACGGCGTAATGAGATCAGTCTGGAAGTCGAAAGTAAAGAGCAATAG